From the genome of Flavobacterium luteolum, one region includes:
- a CDS encoding glycoside hydrolase family 2 protein, whose amino-acid sequence MKNSLYQNNTFSIFALFVLFQICLSSFAQTKMNINDNWLYLENDTQKLNEAQKASNWTSLNLPHTWNAEDATDLYPGYRRDASWYQKKLNISQIDKNRNYSLYFEGSNVTTNVYVNGKEAGSHIGGYIGFSIDITNFIKEGNNDIFVRVDNSYDIEIIPSQKSDFFIYGGITRDVWLVSKYKNHIDNLKVTTPEVSAKKASVQIVSSFVNPDNSKDLSLTVTLKNPKGKKVVSKTIPVTDKTSTITFENIKNPELWDTEKPNLYRLTAVLSEKNQIRDSVSEKVGFRWFEFKDHGPFYLNGKRLLIRGTHRHEEQAGVGAAMSNEQHWADMKSIKEMGANFVRLAHYPQDPEIYKACDELGLLVWDELPWCRGGIGNDVWKTNTKNMLAEIINQNYNHPSIIIWSLGNEINWLPDFPDGDNADKTNVFLSELNDIAHKLDPTRKTAIRKYYEGSHIVDVFSPSIWSGWYSGSYKSYQKAIDVYKKEYKHFIHAEYGGDSHVGRHSENPITGENVIKAEGWEEAIVQTKVANIAQIGDWSENYIVDLFDWHLHISENDPTFVGNIQWAFKDFATPLRPEDDIPYMNQKGLTDRNGIPKDAYYVFKSYWAKEPFTYIESHTWTERQGPENTPRTISVFSNCDKVTFFHNGKSLGEKQRNLALYPANGLTWDVNFAKGENTLVAIGKTKEGKTVSDTIKVNYRFNKNDTASSLQLSSEKLKNGNYLVTAIAIDNNNLRCLDYEASVYFQCLKGGKTLKNQGTPTGSESIKMANGKASIEVIPDGSGKPIEMTALNQSFKGEYLKIPIN is encoded by the coding sequence ATGAAGAACTCATTATATCAAAACAATACATTTTCAATTTTTGCGCTTTTTGTTTTGTTTCAAATTTGTCTGAGCAGTTTTGCTCAGACAAAGATGAACATTAACGACAACTGGCTTTATTTAGAAAATGACACTCAAAAATTAAACGAAGCGCAGAAAGCATCCAACTGGACTTCTTTAAACTTACCGCATACTTGGAACGCAGAAGATGCAACTGATTTATATCCGGGTTACAGACGCGACGCTAGCTGGTATCAAAAGAAATTAAATATTTCCCAAATCGACAAAAACCGCAATTATTCTTTATACTTTGAAGGTTCGAATGTAACTACAAATGTATATGTAAACGGAAAAGAAGCTGGATCGCATATTGGCGGCTACATTGGATTTTCTATCGATATTACCAATTTTATTAAAGAAGGAAACAACGATATTTTTGTTCGTGTTGATAATAGTTATGATATCGAAATTATTCCGTCTCAAAAAAGTGATTTCTTTATTTATGGCGGAATCACGCGCGATGTGTGGCTGGTTTCGAAATACAAAAATCATATTGACAATTTAAAAGTCACAACTCCAGAAGTTTCGGCTAAAAAAGCTTCGGTACAAATTGTTTCTTCTTTTGTAAATCCTGATAATTCAAAGGATTTATCTTTAACTGTAACACTTAAAAATCCGAAAGGAAAAAAAGTAGTTAGCAAAACAATTCCGGTTACCGACAAAACTTCAACCATCACTTTTGAAAACATTAAAAATCCGGAACTCTGGGATACCGAAAAACCAAATCTATACAGACTGACTGCTGTTTTATCAGAAAAAAATCAAATTAGAGATAGTGTTTCCGAAAAAGTAGGCTTTAGATGGTTTGAGTTTAAAGATCACGGTCCGTTTTACCTCAACGGAAAACGTTTATTAATTCGCGGTACACATCGTCATGAAGAACAAGCTGGAGTTGGCGCTGCCATGAGCAACGAACAGCATTGGGCCGATATGAAATCAATCAAAGAAATGGGCGCTAATTTTGTCCGTTTAGCACATTATCCACAAGATCCTGAGATTTATAAAGCTTGCGACGAACTTGGCCTTTTGGTTTGGGACGAACTTCCTTGGTGTCGTGGCGGAATTGGTAATGATGTTTGGAAAACAAATACCAAAAACATGCTGGCAGAAATTATCAATCAAAATTACAACCATCCGAGTATTATCATTTGGTCTTTAGGAAACGAAATCAATTGGCTTCCAGATTTTCCGGACGGAGATAATGCCGATAAAACCAATGTCTTTTTAAGTGAATTAAACGATATCGCGCATAAACTGGATCCAACCAGAAAAACGGCAATTAGAAAATATTATGAAGGATCGCATATTGTAGATGTCTTCTCGCCTTCTATCTGGTCGGGCTGGTATTCTGGAAGTTACAAAAGCTACCAAAAAGCAATTGATGTTTATAAAAAAGAATACAAACATTTTATTCATGCCGAATATGGCGGAGACAGCCACGTTGGCCGTCACAGCGAAAACCCAATTACTGGTGAAAATGTAATAAAAGCCGAAGGCTGGGAAGAAGCTATTGTGCAGACCAAAGTTGCCAATATTGCGCAAATTGGCGATTGGAGCGAAAACTATATAGTTGATCTATTTGACTGGCATTTGCATATATCCGAGAATGACCCAACGTTTGTGGGAAATATTCAATGGGCATTCAAGGATTTTGCAACGCCATTACGTCCAGAAGACGATATTCCGTATATGAACCAAAAAGGATTAACAGACCGAAACGGAATTCCGAAAGATGCGTATTATGTATTTAAAAGTTATTGGGCAAAAGAACCTTTCACTTACATCGAATCGCACACTTGGACAGAGCGCCAAGGACCTGAAAATACACCAAGAACAATCAGTGTTTTCAGTAATTGCGACAAAGTGACTTTCTTCCATAACGGGAAATCATTGGGAGAAAAACAGCGAAATCTTGCTCTGTATCCTGCAAATGGTTTAACTTGGGATGTCAATTTTGCTAAAGGTGAAAATACTTTAGTTGCCATTGGAAAAACAAAAGAAGGAAAAACGGTTTCTGATACGATAAAAGTCAATTACCGTTTCAATAAAAACGATACCGCTTCTTCGCTGCAATTATCATCAGAAAAACTGAAAAACGGTAATTATCTGGTTACAGCAATTGCAATCGACAACAATAATTTACGTTGTCTGGATTATGAAGCTAGTGTTTATTTTCAATGTTTAAAAGGAGGGAAAACTTTAAAAAATCAAGGAACTCCAACCGGCAGCGAATCTATTAAAATGGCAAACGGAAAGGCTTCTATCGAAGTTATTCCTGATGGTTCAGGCAAACCGATTGAAATGACGGCATTGAATCAGAGCTTTAAGGGAGAATATTTGAAGATTCCAATTAATTAA
- a CDS encoding glycoside hydrolase family 2 protein, producing MKKILTLLFLTSFAIGQSQGLISNAPNRNTTSLNGVWNYIIDPYQTGFYSFHLDQYDKSEKPAKGAFFTNYHAQNKQELVEYDFDKSPTINIPGDWNSQVTELKYYEGNVWFKKSFDYNLAANKRLFLYLGAINYKADVYLNGKKLGTHEGGFTPFNYEVTSIVKPTGNYLVIKVDNTRHKEDVPTVNTDWWNYGGITRDVTLIEEESSFVEDYNIQLKKGNANVISGFIKINNLDASKNQVSISIPELKINYKGKADNNGILSFEIPAKKISYWSPENPKLYNVIIDFNGKKLNDQIGFRTIETKEDKILLNGKPVFLRGISIHEENAKGGRANSQEDALRLLNWAKELGCNYVRLAHYPHNENMVREADKLGLMVWEEIPVYWTVEFKNENTYKNAQDQLTAAITRDKNRASIVIWSMANETPISEARNTFIKNLASYTRSLDNTRLISAALLTKKETIDDPIGEVLDVVAFNQYLGWYGGNLEDAEKITWKSKYNKPVFVSEFGGDAKAGLHGEKNERWTEEYQEYLYIQNLKMIEKIPHLSGTSPWILVDFRSPKRLLPGIQDGYNRKGLISNDGEKKKAFYIMQDWYAKKKKEY from the coding sequence ATGAAAAAAATTCTAACATTATTATTCCTGACATCGTTCGCAATTGGACAATCACAAGGTTTAATTTCTAACGCACCCAACCGAAACACCACTTCTTTAAACGGAGTTTGGAATTATATTATAGATCCATATCAAACAGGTTTTTACAGTTTTCACCTTGACCAATACGACAAAAGTGAAAAACCAGCAAAAGGAGCTTTTTTCACCAATTATCATGCTCAAAACAAACAGGAATTAGTAGAATATGATTTTGATAAATCGCCTACAATCAATATTCCAGGCGATTGGAATTCGCAGGTTACAGAACTGAAATATTATGAGGGAAATGTTTGGTTTAAAAAGTCTTTCGATTATAATCTAGCGGCCAATAAACGTCTGTTTTTATATTTAGGAGCTATCAATTATAAAGCTGATGTTTATTTAAATGGAAAAAAACTAGGAACTCATGAAGGAGGTTTTACTCCATTTAATTACGAAGTCACTTCGATTGTAAAACCAACAGGAAATTATTTGGTTATCAAAGTTGATAATACACGTCATAAAGAAGATGTTCCGACTGTAAATACTGATTGGTGGAATTATGGCGGCATTACGCGCGATGTGACTTTAATTGAAGAAGAATCCTCTTTTGTAGAAGATTATAATATTCAGCTGAAAAAAGGCAATGCAAATGTGATTTCTGGTTTTATCAAAATCAATAATTTGGATGCATCAAAAAATCAGGTTTCAATTTCTATTCCGGAATTAAAAATCAACTACAAAGGAAAAGCTGATAACAACGGAATTTTAAGTTTCGAAATTCCAGCGAAAAAGATTTCTTATTGGTCACCAGAAAATCCAAAATTATATAATGTTATCATTGACTTTAATGGGAAAAAACTAAACGATCAAATTGGTTTTAGAACTATCGAAACAAAAGAAGATAAAATTCTATTGAATGGAAAACCAGTCTTTTTGCGCGGAATTTCGATTCATGAAGAAAATGCCAAAGGCGGGCGAGCGAATTCTCAAGAAGATGCTTTGCGTTTATTAAACTGGGCAAAAGAGTTAGGCTGTAATTATGTTCGCCTGGCGCATTATCCGCACAACGAAAACATGGTTAGAGAAGCTGATAAATTAGGTTTAATGGTTTGGGAAGAAATTCCGGTTTACTGGACAGTTGAATTTAAAAATGAAAACACGTATAAAAATGCTCAAGATCAATTAACTGCTGCTATCACAAGAGATAAAAACAGAGCTAGTATTGTGATTTGGTCGATGGCAAATGAAACTCCAATTTCGGAAGCTAGAAATACTTTCATTAAAAATTTAGCATCTTACACCAGATCATTAGACAATACTAGATTAATTAGCGCTGCTTTATTAACCAAAAAAGAAACTATTGATGATCCTATTGGAGAAGTTTTGGATGTTGTGGCTTTCAACCAATATTTGGGCTGGTATGGCGGAAACTTGGAAGATGCTGAGAAAATAACATGGAAATCTAAATACAACAAACCTGTTTTCGTTTCTGAATTTGGAGGCGATGCAAAAGCTGGACTTCACGGAGAGAAGAACGAACGTTGGACTGAGGAATATCAGGAATATTTATACATTCAGAATTTAAAGATGATTGAAAAGATTCCTCACTTAAGTGGAACAAGTCCGTGGATTCTGGTTGATTTCAGATCGCCAAAAAGATTGCTTCCAGGAATTCAGGACGGTTACAATCGTAAAGGTTTAATTTCAAATGATGGTGAAAAGAAAAAAGCTTTCTACATTATGCAGGATTGGTATGCTAAGAAGAAAAAGGAATATTAA
- a CDS encoding DUF2911 domain-containing protein — MKKFYLLAVTLFAAFTVQAQDIVKFAPLDASPVDISYFPNKAVKFKKTDNPNPVVKVLYARPSVKGRTIFGDVVKFGEVWRVGANENTEVKFYKDVTIGGKKVAAGTYSLFAIPEKDKWTIIINKELDLWGSYAYDESKDVVRVSVPVKPVSEVIEALSIAFTTQGNVANLVIGWDKTTVELPITIK, encoded by the coding sequence ATGAAAAAATTCTATTTACTAGCAGTTACTTTGTTTGCTGCTTTTACAGTTCAGGCTCAAGACATCGTAAAATTTGCTCCTCTTGATGCAAGTCCAGTTGATATTTCGTATTTCCCAAACAAAGCGGTGAAATTCAAGAAAACAGATAATCCAAATCCGGTTGTTAAAGTGCTTTATGCAAGACCTTCTGTAAAAGGAAGAACTATTTTTGGCGATGTTGTAAAGTTTGGTGAAGTTTGGAGAGTTGGTGCTAATGAAAACACAGAAGTTAAATTCTATAAAGATGTAACAATTGGCGGAAAAAAAGTTGCTGCAGGAACATACAGTTTATTTGCTATTCCTGAAAAAGACAAATGGACTATCATCATCAACAAAGAACTTGATTTATGGGGTTCTTATGCTTATGATGAAAGTAAAGATGTGGTAAGAGTTTCAGTTCCTGTAAAACCAGTTTCTGAAGTTATCGAAGCTTTATCTATTGCATTTACAACTCAAGGTAATGTAGCAAATCTTGTTATTGGTTGGGATAAAACAACTGTTGAATTGCCAATCACGATTAAATAA
- a CDS encoding xanthine dehydrogenase family protein molybdopterin-binding subunit, whose translation MSKTSNINRVDGFAKVTGSATYSAEYKTAGVVYACLVGSTIAKGRIKTIDTKKAEWAPGVLAVITHLNVDKPVGYEKAKDKHNFGQPLQIFKDDSVLYYDQPIALVIADTFERMRYAASLIKADYFKEEHSTELKKAAEKEKKVETDKGNDYHRGEHDGYKNAEVVLETEYTIPTEVHNPMELANIIAKWDGNKPILYTKSQGVEGTRRSVAGVFGVPVEDVEVHAEYLGGAFGMGLHTWPYEIAALIGAKKLNRPVKLVLHREQMFTNVGFRPYTIQKMGLGATKDGKLTGLTHEAVAMTSSYEDFMEGTVNMSRFIYDCPNVSTRYRIVPLDTCTPIWMRGPGEATGSFALECAMDEMAYKLNLDPIEFRKLNYAEKDQEQNKPWSSKFLLECYEGGMERIGWKNRKNEPGSVKEGNWLVGYGMGTGTFGCYRSATSVKAKFLANGDLVLQCSVNDMGPGTATMMTAIGAEVIGLPAENVIIEMGKSGLPKGPTQGGSATTSSVGSAVHDACNLLLNKIIELGSKNPALKGIALTDLTFENGEVSSKKDKSKSVTLAALLSSNKLEDFEVENVSKAAEEAKKYSIYSFSVHFVKVLVNPNLGKIRLAHVVSCADIGTVISQKTSAGQMFGGAVGGIGMGLMEALEIDHRFGRPINNNFADYHVPVNADIEKQEVFFVNKKDPISNPMGTKGLGETALVGMAPAIANAVFNATGKRVRDLPITLDKIIETVEV comes from the coding sequence CAGGAGTTTTGGCTGTAATCACGCACTTGAATGTAGATAAACCTGTTGGCTACGAAAAAGCAAAAGACAAGCATAATTTTGGTCAGCCGCTGCAAATTTTTAAAGATGATTCGGTTTTGTATTACGATCAGCCGATTGCTTTAGTAATTGCTGATACTTTTGAACGTATGCGATATGCCGCGAGTTTAATTAAAGCGGATTATTTTAAAGAAGAACATTCGACAGAACTTAAAAAAGCAGCTGAAAAAGAAAAGAAAGTCGAAACCGATAAAGGAAATGATTATCATCGTGGTGAACATGACGGATATAAAAATGCTGAGGTTGTTTTAGAAACCGAATATACCATTCCAACCGAGGTGCATAACCCAATGGAACTGGCAAACATCATAGCGAAATGGGACGGAAACAAACCAATCTTATATACAAAAAGTCAAGGTGTTGAAGGAACACGTAGAAGTGTTGCTGGAGTATTTGGCGTGCCTGTTGAAGATGTTGAGGTTCATGCCGAGTATCTTGGCGGTGCTTTCGGAATGGGATTGCATACTTGGCCGTATGAAATCGCAGCTTTGATTGGAGCTAAAAAATTGAACCGTCCAGTTAAATTAGTACTGCATCGCGAGCAGATGTTTACCAATGTTGGTTTTAGACCTTACACGATTCAGAAAATGGGTCTTGGAGCAACAAAAGATGGAAAACTGACTGGATTAACGCATGAAGCGGTTGCAATGACTTCAAGCTATGAAGATTTCATGGAAGGAACCGTAAATATGTCCCGATTTATTTATGATTGTCCGAATGTTTCTACACGTTACAGAATTGTGCCTTTGGATACGTGCACACCAATCTGGATGCGTGGACCGGGCGAAGCAACAGGTTCTTTTGCCTTAGAATGTGCGATGGATGAAATGGCGTATAAATTAAACTTAGATCCGATTGAATTTCGCAAGCTGAACTATGCCGAAAAAGATCAGGAACAAAATAAACCGTGGAGCAGTAAATTTCTTTTAGAATGTTACGAAGGCGGAATGGAACGCATTGGCTGGAAAAACCGTAAAAATGAACCTGGTTCTGTGAAAGAAGGAAACTGGCTGGTTGGTTACGGAATGGGTACAGGAACTTTTGGTTGCTATAGAAGTGCAACTTCTGTAAAGGCAAAATTTTTAGCGAATGGCGATTTAGTCTTACAATGCAGTGTAAACGATATGGGGCCAGGAACAGCCACTATGATGACTGCTATTGGAGCTGAAGTAATAGGTTTGCCAGCTGAAAATGTAATTATCGAAATGGGAAAAAGCGGTTTGCCAAAAGGTCCAACGCAAGGAGGTTCGGCAACGACTTCATCAGTTGGTTCTGCGGTTCATGATGCGTGCAATTTATTATTGAATAAAATAATTGAATTAGGAAGTAAAAATCCTGCTTTAAAAGGAATCGCTCTAACAGATTTAACTTTTGAAAATGGTGAGGTTTCTTCTAAAAAAGACAAATCTAAATCGGTTACGTTAGCAGCACTTTTAAGCAGTAATAAATTAGAAGATTTTGAAGTAGAAAATGTTTCTAAAGCTGCTGAAGAAGCGAAGAAATATTCAATTTATTCATTTTCGGTTCATTTTGTAAAAGTATTAGTGAATCCGAATTTGGGTAAAATAAGATTGGCTCATGTCGTTTCTTGCGCTGATATTGGAACCGTAATAAGCCAGAAAACTTCTGCAGGACAAATGTTTGGTGGAGCAGTAGGAGGAATCGGAATGGGATTAATGGAAGCTTTAGAAATTGATCACCGTTTTGGTCGTCCAATCAATAATAATTTTGCAGATTATCATGTTCCTGTAAACGCAGATATTGAAAAACAAGAGGTTTTCTTCGTTAACAAAAAAGACCCGATAAGTAATCCAATGGGAACAAAAGGTCTGGGAGAAACCGCTTTGGTCGGAATGGCGCCAGCAATTGCAAATGCCGTTTTTAATGCAACCGGAAAACGTGTTAGAGATTTGCCAATTACATTGGATAAAATTATAGAAACTGTTGAGGTTTAG